A single region of the Prochlorococcus marinus str. MIT 0917 genome encodes:
- the galE gene encoding UDP-glucose 4-epimerase GalE: MRVLLTGGSGFIGSHIALLLLERGFDVLILDSFVNSSSNVILRIKKYLDNKKLKYKLETINGDIRDKQLLDNIFLDSIKENKPIDTVVHLAGLKSVSESLTNPLHYWDVNVLGTLNLLLTMNEYKCYSLVFSSSATIYGLSDSVPMAEDHKIAPINPYGKTKVAIENIFYDLYNSNINLWKICSLRYFNPVGAHPSGFIGEDPIGIPNNLFPFLTQVAIGRQKLLNIYGDDWDTSDGSGIRDYIHIIDLAEGHLASIDYLNSKESCLEFVNLGSGKGYSVFQIIRQFELSIGCKIPFAIQSRRDGDVAKSYADISKAKKLLSWTPKRSLEQICLDGWNWQIKNPNGYG; encoded by the coding sequence ATGAGGGTTCTTTTGACTGGCGGTTCAGGATTTATAGGTTCTCATATAGCTTTGTTGTTGTTAGAAAGAGGATTTGATGTTTTAATATTAGACTCGTTTGTAAATAGCTCATCTAATGTCATTCTTCGTATTAAAAAATATTTAGATAATAAAAAATTAAAATATAAATTAGAAACTATTAATGGTGATATTAGAGATAAACAACTACTAGATAATATTTTTCTTGATTCTATTAAAGAGAATAAACCTATAGATACTGTAGTTCATTTGGCAGGCTTGAAATCAGTATCTGAATCATTGACTAATCCTCTTCATTATTGGGATGTGAATGTACTTGGCACACTAAATCTTTTACTTACTATGAATGAATATAAATGTTACTCCTTGGTTTTTAGCAGTAGTGCAACTATTTATGGCTTGAGTGACTCTGTTCCTATGGCAGAAGATCATAAAATTGCACCAATAAATCCCTATGGAAAAACTAAAGTAGCTATTGAAAATATATTTTATGATTTATACAATTCTAATATTAATTTATGGAAAATATGTTCTTTACGTTATTTTAATCCTGTAGGAGCTCATCCTTCTGGTTTTATTGGTGAAGATCCTATTGGTATTCCAAATAATCTATTTCCTTTCTTAACTCAGGTCGCAATAGGACGACAGAAACTTTTAAATATTTATGGTGATGATTGGGATACGAGTGATGGCTCTGGTATTCGTGATTACATTCATATTATTGATTTAGCTGAAGGTCATTTAGCATCAATCGATTATTTAAATTCTAAAGAATCATGTTTAGAATTTGTTAATTTGGGTTCTGGTAAAGGATATTCTGTCTTTCAGATTATTAGACAATTCGAGTTGTCTATAGGTTGTAAGATTCCTTTTGCAATTCAAAGTAGAAGAGATGGTGATGTCGCTAAATCTTATGCGGATATTTCAAAAGCCAAGAAATTATTATCTTGGACTCCAAAAAGATCATTAGAGCAGATTTGTTTAGATGGATGGAATTGGCAAATTAAAAATCCTAATGGTTATGGATAG
- the rsfS gene encoding ribosome silencing factor: protein MDSSRLVELAAIACDDIKAGDIKLLKVDEVSSIADWILITEGLSDVQVRAIVNNVEKTMKQEADLLPLRKEGINEAKWALLDYGDLIINVFQPNERKFYDLESFWSNGIIHNFINNKLIALIDE, encoded by the coding sequence ATGGATAGTAGTAGGTTAGTTGAACTAGCTGCAATTGCTTGCGATGATATAAAAGCTGGTGATATAAAACTTTTAAAAGTTGATGAAGTGTCAAGCATAGCTGATTGGATATTAATTACTGAAGGACTTTCAGATGTTCAAGTAAGGGCAATAGTTAATAATGTAGAAAAGACAATGAAACAGGAAGCAGATCTACTTCCTCTTCGAAAGGAAGGAATAAATGAGGCGAAATGGGCATTATTAGATTATGGAGATCTAATAATTAATGTTTTTCAACCAAACGAAAGAAAATTCTACGATTTAGAATCATTCTGGAGCAATGGTATTATTCATAATTTTATAAATAATAAATTAATAGCATTAATTGATGAATAA
- a CDS encoding ATP-binding cassette domain-containing protein, producing MRDKTRKDEINWASLKNINVYIDQNKILSDININLRYGENILILGPNGSGKSTFLKLLNRSIYPINSNNSSFKMFNKENINIWDLRKKIGFLFKEMEQRVNNGVKLYDVISSGFSGVFNSRYSNLLSEREKIKIENLTNEWELSNIISNEFQSLSDGQKRRALIARALVYEPNILVLDEPFCNLDIKSNFILNLNLNKLINQSVNVVYVTHNLESILPKTNRVILIKEGKILNDGSPNELINTKILSDLFNISIKVIEQEGYWRMLPLSS from the coding sequence ATGAGAGATAAAACTCGAAAAGATGAAATAAACTGGGCAAGCTTAAAAAATATAAATGTATATATTGATCAAAATAAAATCTTATCGGATATAAACATAAATCTTCGTTATGGAGAAAATATACTCATATTAGGACCAAATGGATCTGGTAAATCTACTTTTCTAAAGTTATTAAACAGATCAATATATCCAATCAATTCAAATAATAGTTCATTTAAAATGTTTAACAAAGAAAATATAAATATTTGGGATTTAAGAAAAAAGATAGGATTTCTATTTAAAGAAATGGAGCAAAGGGTAAATAATGGAGTGAAGCTGTACGATGTAATCAGCTCAGGATTCTCAGGGGTTTTTAATTCTAGATATTCAAACTTACTTTCAGAAAGAGAGAAAATTAAAATTGAAAATCTAACAAATGAATGGGAACTAAGTAATATTATTTCTAACGAATTCCAATCACTTTCTGATGGTCAGAAAAGAAGAGCATTAATTGCAAGAGCTCTTGTTTATGAACCTAATATACTAGTACTAGATGAGCCATTTTGTAATTTAGATATAAAATCAAATTTCATCTTGAATCTAAACCTAAACAAATTAATTAACCAGTCAGTAAATGTAGTTTATGTAACACATAATCTAGAATCTATTTTACCTAAAACCAATAGAGTTATCCTAATAAAAGAAGGTAAAATATTAAATGATGGAAGCCCTAATGAATTAATAAATACAAAAATACTTAGTGATCTTTTTAACATATCAATTAAAGTAATAGAACAAGAAGGATATTGGAGAATGCTCCCATTAAGTAGCTAA
- a CDS encoding chlorophyll a/b binding light-harvesting protein: protein MQTYGNPSVTYDWYAGNSGTANRSGKFIAAHAAHAGLMMFWAGAFTLFELARYDSSVAMGNQNLICLPHLAQLGIGGIENGVITEPYGCTVIAVLHLIFSGVLGAGGILHSTRYDGDLGNYPEGSRPKKFDFEWDDPDKLTFILGHHLIFLGLANIQFVEWAQYHGIWDTALGATRTVSYNLDLGMIWNHQADFLQITSLEDVMGGHAFLAFFQIIGGAFHIITKQFGEYTEFKGKGLLSAEAVLSYSLAGVGYCALVAAFWSSTNTTVYSTEFFGDVLQLKFDFAPYFVDTDASLATGAHTARAWLANVHFYLGFFFIQGHLWHALRAMGFDFRRVGKAFDNMENAKITNG from the coding sequence GTGCAGACCTACGGGAATCCTAGCGTTACCTATGACTGGTACGCGGGTAATTCAGGGACGGCCAATCGCTCCGGAAAATTCATCGCTGCGCATGCTGCCCATGCTGGTTTGATGATGTTCTGGGCAGGTGCGTTCACTTTATTTGAGCTAGCTCGTTATGACTCATCCGTTGCGATGGGTAATCAAAACTTGATCTGCTTGCCTCACCTTGCACAACTTGGAATAGGTGGAATCGAAAACGGAGTTATAACTGAGCCTTATGGTTGCACAGTTATTGCTGTACTTCACCTAATTTTCTCTGGTGTTCTTGGTGCTGGTGGAATTCTTCACTCCACAAGATATGACGGTGATTTAGGAAACTATCCTGAAGGAAGTCGTCCTAAAAAGTTTGACTTCGAGTGGGACGATCCAGACAAACTTACATTTATTCTTGGTCACCACCTTATTTTCCTAGGTTTGGCAAACATTCAATTCGTTGAATGGGCTCAATATCATGGTATTTGGGATACTGCTTTAGGAGCTACTCGTACAGTTTCTTACAACCTAGATTTAGGAATGATTTGGAATCACCAAGCTGATTTCCTTCAAATCACAAGTTTGGAAGATGTTATGGGCGGTCACGCATTCTTAGCATTTTTCCAAATAATTGGTGGTGCATTCCACATCATTACTAAGCAATTCGGTGAGTACACAGAATTCAAAGGTAAAGGACTTCTTTCAGCAGAAGCTGTTCTTTCATACTCACTAGCTGGTGTTGGTTACTGTGCACTTGTTGCAGCTTTCTGGAGTTCAACAAACACAACTGTTTACTCAACAGAATTCTTTGGAGATGTACTTCAACTCAAGTTTGATTTCGCTCCTTATTTTGTTGATACCGACGCATCACTTGCAACTGGTGCTCATACTGCTAGAGCTTGGTTAGCGAATGTTCACTTCTATCTTGGTTTCTTCTTCATTCAGGGACATCTCTGGCATGCATTAAGAGCTATGGGATTTGACTTCAGACGCGTAGGTAAAGCGTTCGACAATATGGAAAACGCAAAAATCACTAACGGTTAA
- a CDS encoding AhpC/TSA family protein, translated as MNYKNVIKEFFGKERIFLDQRKTLIVLLGSFADFDSFEYSQQLSAQSTRLANNSVDLILIGIGSENSKESFCKFNKIDIKNVFAVPDAELHKKLNLNPGFVSEMPAIINLLIMCMGISSSGTIKEVLRGYLGDANAKSLFAFDEDINLGPFCLMKGNMFDIFSKKQNLRPFELATRRLMNMIEILLNWNTYVPDSAFLTQRGATILLNENDEVLYEFISESLLGYASKMSAPLSFLDDILN; from the coding sequence ATGAATTATAAAAATGTCATTAAAGAGTTTTTTGGAAAAGAGAGAATTTTTCTCGATCAGAGAAAAACCCTAATAGTTTTGCTTGGTTCTTTTGCTGATTTTGATAGTTTTGAATACTCTCAGCAATTATCAGCTCAATCAACTAGGTTGGCCAATAATTCAGTTGATTTGATATTGATAGGCATTGGGAGCGAAAACTCTAAAGAATCTTTTTGTAAGTTCAATAAAATTGATATAAAAAATGTTTTTGCTGTACCGGATGCTGAACTCCACAAAAAACTTAATCTTAATCCTGGGTTTGTCTCGGAAATGCCAGCAATTATTAATTTATTGATTATGTGCATGGGAATAAGTTCTAGCGGTACAATCAAGGAAGTTTTAAGGGGGTATTTAGGTGACGCAAATGCAAAGAGTTTATTCGCTTTTGACGAAGATATAAATTTAGGACCTTTCTGTTTGATGAAAGGAAATATGTTTGATATTTTTTCAAAAAAACAAAATTTACGCCCTTTTGAGCTTGCAACAAGGAGACTTATGAATATGATTGAAATTCTTTTGAATTGGAATACTTATGTTCCTGATTCTGCATTCCTAACTCAAAGAGGAGCAACAATACTATTAAATGAAAATGATGAGGTTTTATATGAATTTATTTCTGAAAGTCTTTTAGGCTATGCAAGCAAAATGAGTGCACCATTATCATTTTTAGATGATATTTTGAATTAA
- a CDS encoding transcriptional regulator gives MIGNKCLVCGSSNLRADRALSGRLVCNSCGTPFGVGRRVINRKGIYNKFSFNNKYSLFICILILAFILVVI, from the coding sequence ATGATTGGGAATAAATGCTTGGTTTGTGGAAGTTCTAATCTAAGAGCTGATCGTGCATTATCTGGAAGATTAGTATGCAATTCATGTGGAACCCCTTTCGGAGTTGGTAGAAGAGTAATTAATAGAAAAGGTATTTACAATAAGTTTTCATTTAATAATAAATACTCTCTTTTTATTTGTATATTAATACTTGCCTTTATTCTTGTTGTTATTTAG
- a CDS encoding DUF4214 domain-containing protein has translation MSEIYNNNYYLVVSGPTWNDAESNAINLGGHLVSINSQSENDFIIEKFKDNSGLTVVRNDGLPNFHFTYIGLYDDANGNFFWTDGSTVNWTNWAPTNPYDNGTGQGSWASQITGIELDNYWAPSYAGKWINGGANNHSGIAEIPLSYFSISDLTITEGNSGNITISRTGGTNSAQNITLTSTNGTASAGSDYTAINTSISFAAGETSKTFSVSTTNDSSSESNETFTLTITASNSDTVPAQITDGNATITIDEAARVTGPSGSAGDSSSTKSINENTTAVHTFSANENVTWSLNGGADASKFSINSSTGALTFSSAPNYESPTDSDSGNNYVVVVRATDSASNTSDQTVTISVADVDEIDPNITGPSGSAGDSSSTKSINENTTAVHTFSANETVTWSLNGGADASKFSINSSTGALTFSSAPNYESPTDSDSGNNYVVVVRAADSASNTSDQTVTISVADVDEIDPNITGPSGSAGDSSSTKSINENTTAVHTFSANENVTWSLNGGADASKFSINSSTGALTFSSAPNYESPTDSDSGNNYVVVVRATDSASNTSDQTVTISVADVDEIDPNITGPSGSAGDSSSTKSINENTTAVHTFSANETVTWSLNGGADASKFSINSSTGALTFSSAPNYESPTDSDSGNNYVVVVRAADSASNTSDQTVTISVADVDESIPDVIDPNISGPSGSAGDSSSTKSINENTTAVHTFSANETVTWSLNGGADASKFSINSSTGALTFSSAPNYESPTDSDSGNNYVVVVRAADSASNTSDQTVTISVVDVDEIDPNITGPSGIAGDSTSTKSINENTTAVHTFSANENVTWSINGGADASKFSINSSTGALTFSSAPNYESPTDSDSGNNYVVVVRATDSASNTSDQTVTISVADVDEIEGIISGTSGNDSLQSTTSDDSIDGGSGTDTVIFSGSFSDYSVSRSTDTLQIEDQRTTGITDGTDTLKNIEYIKFSDQTVEESKVDVVKTYSGNFSDYKFYNKGNGKYEIKTDSGYDDITGLPLLTFTGEASTSSFRENSAILDIKGTFDQVTGLNTDDAKMFRLYNAAFKRLPDADGLKYWIGKYTSGENDDRAVAQSFLVSDEFKERYGANVSNAKYVETLYVNVLGRDYDQDGYNYWLGNLNAEIETRYELLLGFAESAENKTLFTEMTGFG, from the coding sequence ATGAGTGAGATATATAACAACAATTATTATCTAGTAGTAAGTGGACCAACATGGAATGATGCTGAATCAAATGCCATTAACTTAGGGGGGCATTTAGTTTCCATAAACAGTCAATCAGAAAATGATTTTATAATTGAAAAATTTAAAGATAATTCAGGTCTAACAGTAGTTAGGAATGATGGTCTGCCTAATTTTCACTTTACATATATCGGACTATATGATGATGCAAATGGTAATTTCTTTTGGACTGATGGTTCTACTGTTAATTGGACAAATTGGGCACCCACTAATCCCTACGACAATGGCACTGGTCAGGGAAGTTGGGCTTCTCAAATAACAGGTATAGAATTAGATAATTATTGGGCTCCATCTTATGCAGGAAAATGGATAAATGGTGGTGCTAATAATCATAGTGGTATAGCAGAAATACCACTTTCTTATTTCTCTATTTCTGATTTAACGATTACAGAGGGCAATAGTGGAAATATCACAATTAGTCGTACCGGTGGAACTAATAGCGCACAGAACATAACGCTAACATCAACAAACGGAACAGCATCCGCTGGTTCTGATTACACCGCCATTAATACAAGTATTTCCTTTGCTGCGGGAGAAACATCTAAAACATTCTCAGTATCAACAACTAATGATAGTTCTAGTGAATCCAATGAAACTTTTACTCTTACAATAACTGCCTCAAATTCAGATACAGTTCCCGCACAAATCACAGATGGGAACGCAACCATAACGATTGATGAGGCTGCACGAGTCACCGGTCCTTCTGGTAGTGCAGGTGATTCATCCAGCACAAAATCCATCAATGAAAATACAACTGCTGTTCATACCTTTTCTGCCAATGAAAACGTTACCTGGTCTCTTAATGGTGGCGCCGATGCTTCTAAATTCTCAATCAACAGTTCCACCGGAGCTTTAACTTTTAGTTCTGCTCCTAACTATGAATCTCCCACTGATAGTGATTCAGGCAACAACTATGTCGTTGTCGTAAGAGCAACAGATTCAGCCAGCAATACTTCTGATCAAACAGTCACGATCTCAGTGGCCGATGTTGATGAAATAGATCCTAATATCACTGGTCCCTCTGGTAGTGCAGGTGATTCATCCAGCACAAAATCCATCAATGAAAATACAACTGCTGTTCATACCTTTTCTGCCAATGAAACCGTTACCTGGTCTCTTAATGGTGGCGCCGATGCTTCTAAATTCTCAATCAACAGTTCCACCGGAGCTTTAACTTTTAGTTCTGCTCCTAACTATGAATCTCCCACTGATAGTGATTCAGGCAACAACTATGTCGTCGTCGTTCGAGCAGCAGATTCAGCTAGTAATACCTCTGATCAAACAGTCACGATCTCAGTGGCCGATGTTGATGAAATAGATCCTAATATCACTGGTCCCTCTGGTAGTGCAGGTGATTCATCCAGCACAAAATCCATCAATGAAAATACAACTGCTGTTCATACCTTTTCTGCCAATGAAAACGTTACCTGGTCTCTTAATGGTGGCGCCGATGCTTCTAAATTCTCAATCAACAGTTCCACCGGAGCTTTAACTTTTAGTTCTGCTCCTAACTATGAATCTCCCACTGATAGTGATTCAGGCAACAACTATGTCGTTGTCGTAAGAGCAACAGATTCAGCCAGCAATACTTCTGATCAAACAGTCACGATCTCAGTGGCCGATGTTGATGAAATAGATCCTAATATCACTGGTCCCTCTGGTAGTGCAGGTGATTCATCCAGCACAAAATCCATCAATGAAAATACAACTGCTGTTCATACCTTTTCTGCCAATGAAACCGTTACCTGGTCTCTTAATGGTGGCGCCGATGCTTCTAAATTCTCAATCAACAGTTCCACCGGAGCTTTAACTTTTAGTTCTGCTCCTAACTATGAATCTCCCACTGATAGTGATTCAGGCAACAACTATGTCGTCGTCGTTCGAGCAGCAGATTCAGCTAGTAATACCTCTGATCAAACAGTCACGATCTCAGTGGCCGATGTTGATGAATCCATTCCTGATGTTATAGATCCAAATATTAGTGGGCCATCTGGTAGTGCAGGTGATTCATCCAGCACAAAATCCATCAATGAAAATACAACTGCTGTTCATACCTTTTCTGCCAATGAAACCGTTACCTGGTCTCTTAATGGTGGCGCCGATGCTTCTAAATTCTCAATCAACAGTTCCACCGGAGCTTTAACTTTTAGTTCTGCTCCTAACTATGAATCTCCCACTGATAGTGATTCAGGCAACAACTATGTCGTCGTCGTTCGAGCAGCAGATTCAGCTAGTAATACCTCTGATCAAACAGTCACGATCTCAGTGGTCGATGTTGATGAAATAGATCCTAATATCACTGGTCCTTCAGGTATTGCAGGCGATTCAACTAGCACAAAATCCATCAATGAAAATACAACTGCTGTTCATACCTTTTCTGCCAATGAAAACGTTACCTGGTCTATTAATGGTGGTGCCGATGCTTCTAAATTCTCAATCAACAGTTCCACCGGAGCTTTAACTTTTAGTTCTGCTCCTAACTATGAATCTCCCACTGATAGTGATTCAGGCAACAACTATGTCGTCGTTGTAAGAGCAACAGATTCAGCCAGCAATACTTCTGATCAAACAGTCACGATCTCAGTGGCCGATGTTGATGAAATAGAGGGAATCATTTCAGGAACATCTGGTAATGACAGCTTGCAAAGTACGACCAGTGATGATTCTATCGACGGTGGCAGCGGCACAGATACAGTTATCTTCTCGGGCAGCTTCTCCGACTACTCTGTCTCTCGTAGCACGGACACACTACAAATAGAAGATCAAAGAACAACTGGAATAACTGATGGCACCGATACTCTCAAAAATATCGAATACATTAAGTTCTCTGATCAAACTGTAGAAGAATCAAAAGTAGACGTAGTAAAGACATATAGCGGTAATTTCAGTGATTACAAGTTCTACAACAAAGGTAATGGTAAATATGAAATCAAAACTGATTCAGGTTATGACGACATAACAGGACTTCCATTATTGACATTTACAGGAGAAGCATCAACAAGTTCCTTTCGTGAAAATAGCGCCATCCTTGATATCAAAGGAACCTTTGATCAAGTCACTGGTTTAAATACAGATGATGCAAAAATGTTTCGCCTTTATAACGCTGCCTTTAAGCGTTTGCCTGATGCTGATGGATTGAAGTATTGGATTGGGAAATACACTTCGGGAGAGAATGATGATAGGGCTGTAGCACAATCATTCCTTGTCTCTGATGAATTTAAAGAACGGTATGGAGCGAACGTCTCTAATGCTAAATATGTTGAGACTTTATATGTCAATGTCCTCGGTAGAGACTATGACCAAGATGGTTACAACTATTGGCTAGGAAATTTAAATGCAGAAATCGAAACTCGATATGAACTTCTTCTAGGTTTCGCAGAATCAGCCGAAAATAAAACACTCTTTACTGAAATGACTGGGTTTGGTTGA
- a CDS encoding CGLD27 family protein — MNNQICPVPLNQRPLNEFNNIRNSWIISWPFLERNIFYRKLTFSWVLITPLSLTICYGSDYLKNNIFELLITSLTSSIAFPILLLIRQWLSWQYIYKRLNSENIEYEESGWYDGQTWEKPIDWRAKDLLIAQHQIKPILNHLQVMIIALILVIISSFLFILSGMN, encoded by the coding sequence ATGAATAACCAAATATGCCCTGTGCCTCTAAACCAGAGGCCATTAAATGAATTTAATAACATTAGGAATTCTTGGATAATCTCCTGGCCTTTTTTAGAAAGAAATATTTTCTACAGAAAGTTAACATTTAGCTGGGTATTGATTACACCATTAAGTTTAACAATATGTTATGGAAGTGATTACCTCAAAAACAATATTTTTGAACTTTTAATTACAAGCCTTACTTCATCTATTGCTTTTCCTATATTATTACTAATTAGGCAATGGTTAAGCTGGCAATATATCTATAAACGCCTTAATTCTGAAAACATTGAATACGAAGAATCTGGTTGGTATGATGGACAGACTTGGGAAAAGCCAATTGATTGGAGAGCAAAAGATTTACTTATAGCTCAACACCAAATCAAACCAATTTTAAATCATTTACAAGTAATGATAATAGCATTGATTTTAGTTATTATATCTTCATTTTTATTTATACTTTCAGGGATGAATTAA
- a CDS encoding asparaginase, protein MNLQNNFSNQGKNYLKVLVKRGSSVESIHRAHASICDTKGRKLMQAGSSEYETFIRSALKPFQALPFLTSGAAEKYNLDNKTLALACGSHSGSSIQARTAFKLLWNADIDIKELKCPTPKNRESKLQHNCSGKHSAFLATCKKMNWDLDSYLMGHHPLQKEIFRRVSELLKIPAEELIAERDDCGAPTLLLRLSQMAVLYAHLSRSDQPEFEKITRAMTNHPNLVAGEGYFDSELIKRGHNQIISKGGSEGIQCIGLLGEGIGLSIKVEDGSKRAKHAVAIHLLRQLEWITPSAIEELDEIILQKKPGIYIEIEGELKIP, encoded by the coding sequence ATGAATCTACAAAACAATTTTTCAAATCAAGGCAAGAATTATTTAAAGGTTCTAGTAAAAAGAGGTTCAAGTGTTGAATCCATTCATAGAGCCCATGCTTCAATATGTGATACAAAAGGAAGGAAATTAATGCAAGCAGGATCATCTGAATATGAAACATTCATACGATCAGCATTAAAACCATTCCAAGCATTGCCTTTCCTTACAAGTGGTGCTGCGGAAAAATATAATTTAGACAATAAGACATTAGCCCTGGCATGTGGTTCACATAGTGGATCATCAATTCAAGCGAGAACAGCATTCAAGCTCCTTTGGAATGCAGATATAGATATAAAGGAGCTCAAATGCCCAACCCCTAAAAATAGAGAAAGCAAACTCCAACATAATTGCTCAGGAAAGCATTCAGCATTTCTAGCAACCTGCAAAAAAATGAACTGGGATCTTGATAGCTATTTAATGGGACATCATCCACTGCAGAAAGAAATTTTCAGGAGAGTTTCCGAGCTACTTAAAATACCAGCCGAGGAATTAATCGCCGAAAGAGATGACTGTGGTGCTCCAACATTGCTTTTGCGTTTATCTCAAATGGCGGTTTTATATGCTCATTTATCTAGATCTGACCAACCTGAATTTGAAAAAATAACTCGTGCCATGACAAATCATCCAAACCTTGTTGCTGGAGAAGGATATTTTGATTCAGAATTAATAAAAAGAGGTCACAATCAAATTATCAGCAAAGGTGGAAGTGAAGGTATCCAATGTATTGGGCTTCTGGGGGAAGGTATTGGACTATCAATAAAGGTTGAAGATGGATCAAAAAGAGCAAAGCACGCAGTGGCAATACATCTTCTTCGACAACTCGAATGGATAACTCCATCAGCAATTGAGGAACTAGATGAAATTATTCTTCAGAAAAAGCCAGGTATCTACATAGAAATTGAGGGAGAATTAAAGATCCCCTAA
- a CDS encoding Rieske 2Fe-2S domain-containing protein: MNEEKGKDNKPFEYETNNLIRSNFNESETVKDIENIAPKPSNQLTNGLLGWYSVSSSESIKEGKLNHFTIYNEPLVLYRDREGIVRCVKDVCPHRGASFLGGEIINGQLVCPYHGARFSSQGSCTNLDRITCQHIIDSNYDNYAKSIKLFQYPCVEKEGYIYIYYTGTPLANIEDFEIKSSINSLLPDSYGFPSLEYEYEEVYVDFKADWARIIENHLDILHVFWMHGGTIPDKNVNRETITSFNQKIKRDNRQIESIYSYKTNGQDEFIRIKFVPPGRIFIYKGSPESTRYIQVLDHIPLGNNKARVIVRHYRKFLKNKLFTTLVLFSHLQRRTFYKIFTEDYLVLKTQTFNDQMGYIQKDNVKLLGEDKMVQYYWDWLQNALNKEKPWDLHPTNSLTNSVHEDRGMQYPPENPNMAIKNNRKIIIKLLTRLLFPISFILLLI, translated from the coding sequence ATGAACGAAGAAAAAGGAAAAGATAATAAACCATTTGAATATGAGACTAATAATCTCATTAGATCTAATTTTAATGAGAGTGAAACTGTAAAAGACATTGAGAATATTGCTCCCAAGCCTTCCAATCAATTAACTAATGGACTTTTAGGTTGGTATTCAGTCTCTAGCAGCGAGTCAATAAAGGAGGGAAAACTAAATCACTTTACGATTTATAACGAGCCACTTGTTTTGTATCGCGATAGAGAAGGTATTGTTCGATGTGTAAAAGATGTATGTCCTCATAGAGGAGCATCATTTTTAGGTGGTGAAATAATCAATGGTCAACTTGTTTGCCCTTATCACGGTGCTAGGTTCTCATCACAAGGTAGCTGCACAAATTTAGACAGAATAACTTGTCAACATATCATTGATTCTAATTATGATAACTATGCAAAAAGCATAAAACTCTTTCAATATCCATGTGTAGAGAAAGAAGGTTATATATACATTTACTATACTGGAACTCCTCTTGCAAACATTGAAGACTTTGAAATAAAATCATCAATAAACAGCCTACTTCCTGACTCATACGGATTTCCATCTTTAGAATATGAATATGAAGAAGTTTATGTAGATTTCAAGGCAGATTGGGCAAGAATTATTGAAAATCATCTAGATATATTACATGTATTCTGGATGCATGGAGGCACAATTCCAGACAAAAACGTAAACAGAGAAACTATAACTAGTTTCAATCAAAAAATAAAAAGGGATAATAGACAAATAGAAAGTATATATTCTTATAAAACAAATGGGCAAGATGAGTTTATCAGAATAAAATTTGTACCTCCCGGCAGAATATTTATATATAAAGGCTCACCTGAAAGTACAAGATATATTCAAGTTCTTGATCATATTCCACTAGGAAATAATAAAGCAAGAGTCATTGTAAGGCATTATAGAAAATTCCTTAAAAATAAACTATTCACAACTCTAGTTTTATTTAGTCATTTACAAAGAAGGACATTTTATAAGATTTTTACTGAAGATTATTTAGTCTTAAAAACCCAAACTTTTAATGATCAGATGGGTTACATACAAAAAGATAATGTAAAACTATTAGGTGAAGATAAAATGGTTCAATATTATTGGGATTGGCTTCAAAATGCATTAAATAAAGAAAAGCCATGGGACTTACATCCAACTAATTCATTGACTAACTCAGTCCATGAGGATAGAGGAATGCAATATCCTCCAGAAAATCCCAATATGGCTATAAAGAACAATAGAAAGATAATTATCAAACTTTTAACTAGATTATTGTTCCCAATAAGTTTTATTCTGCTATTAATATAA